The DNA window GCTTTTTTCTCTCCTGACGCGGCGAGAACGGCGAAATTTGTATATTCTCTTCGTGGCCGTTCTGCTGATGGCGAGCCTGCAGGTGGCGAGCGTGGCCTCCATCATGCCCTTCCTCTCGGTGGCCTCCGATCCGTCGATCATTCAGGAAAATGAGTACCTTCGCTGGGCCTACGCCACGTTCGGGTTCGACGACGACCGATCGTTCCTCATCGCCTTGGGCCTGGGGGCGCTTCTCGCTCTCGTTGTCAGCAACGTCTTTATCATTCTCACCCGCTGGGCGATGGAGCGCTACTCGTGGGGGCGAAACCACAGCCTCTCGCGGCGGCTGCTCCGGAGCTACCTGTACCGGCCGTACGAGTATTTTTTGACCCGAAACAGCTCGGAGCTCGGGAAAAACATTCTCGAGGAGGTGAAGGAGGTGACCGATCAGATGCTGAAGCCCACACTCCGCGGGGTGGCAAAGGCCGTCGTGGCGCTCTTTATTGTCGGCTTCTTGGTGTACTTCGATCCGGTCGTAGCCCTGATGGTCACCGTTGTACTGGGCGCGGCGTATGGGGCCATCTACCTCGTTGTGCGGAGCCAACTGGACGAGCGGGGAGAGGCCCGCGTCGAGGCCAACACGAAGCGATACCAGTTCGTCGGGGAGGCCTTTGGGGGCATCAAAGAGGTCAAGATTCAGGGCAAAGAGGAGGCCTTTCTCAATCTCTACGACGATCCTTCGGAGCGCTACGCCCGAAATCAGGCGCTGTATCGCGTGATCAAGAAGGCACCGCGATACATCATTGAGATGGTGGCCTTCGGGGGCATCATTCTGATCGCGGTGTACCTCATCGCGGTTCGGGAAAGCCTGCAGCAGGTGATTCCGGTCCTCGGGCTGTATGCGTTTGCGGGATATCGCCTCTTGCCGGCGCTTCAAGAAGCGTTTCATGGGCTGGCCAGCGCCCGGTTCAACATCGCGGCGCTGAACAAGCTGCACCGGGACCTGAAGGGCCTGGCGGAGGCCCATTCCTCCGCGTCCGGAGGGGCGGACGGGACCGCCGCTCCGCCGCTCCTGCTGGAGGAAGAACTCGCGCTCCGCGAGGTGAGCTACACCTATCCAGATGCCGATCGACCCGCAATCAAAAACCTTTCACTCGCCATTCCGGCCCGTTCGATGGTTGGGTTTGTCGGCAAAACGGGCTCGGGAAAGACGACGGCCGTCGACCTTGCATTGGGACTGTTGCGTCCTCAAGAGGGAGAGATCACAATTGACGGCACCCCGTTGCGGGCGAACAACCTGCGGCGCTGGCAGCAAACCCTCGGCTACGTTCCCCAGCACATCTACCTGTCGGACGACACGGTGGCGCGCAACATCGCCTTCGGAGTGCCCCGAGACCAAATTGACATGGAGACGGTCCGGGAGGCGGCCCGCCGGGCCCACATCCTCGACTACGTAGAGCAGGACCTGCCGAACCGGTGGGAAACGGTCGTGGGGGAGCGGGGGGTCAAGCTGTCCGGCGGACAGCGGCAGCGCATCGGCATTGCGCGGGCCCTCTACCACGACCCCTCGGTCCTCGTCTTCGACGAGGCCACCAGTGCGTTGGACCAGTCCACGGAGGCGGGCGTGATGGAGGCCATCTACGACCTGGAGGGGGAGCAGACCATACTGATCATTTCCCACCGCTTGAGCACCGTTCAACGGGCCGACAACATCTTCATGCTGGAGGAGGGGCGAAAAGTAGGGGAGGGGAGCTACGACGAGCTCTTGGATCAGCACGCCAAATTCCGCTCGATGGCCCTCTCGTAGTGGCGGATGCAGTGCCGACAGTTTCACCCGGACCCTCGCCTCGTCATGAGCGACGGTACACTTCCCACGTTTATCCTCATTGGGGCCATGAAGTGCGGAACGACGAGCCTGCACCGGTACCTCGGCGCGCACCCGCAGGTCTGCGTGTCGGACCCGAAGGAGCCGGACTTTTTCCTACGGCGCAATGAAAAAGGCCTGGCCTGGTACAAACAGTGTTTTCGAGAGTCGGCCCAGGCGTTCGGGGAGGCCTCCACCAATTACACGAAGTACCCAGCGTTTCGGGGCGTGCCGGAGCGGATGCATCGGCTGCTCCCCGACGTGAAGCTCTTGTATCTCGTCCGCGACCCCATTGAGCGCGCCGTGTCCCACTACGCCCACAACCGGGTGGCCGGGCGCGAGTCGCAGTCTGTCGACGAGGCCTTCCGACCCGTCGATGGCAGCCACTACCTCCAGACGAGTCGCTATCACTTCCAACTCTCGCAGTACTTGGAGCACTATCCCGGAGAGCGCGTGCTGGTGATCGAGTCGGAGCGGCTGCGGGCCGACCGGAAATCGGTGCTCCGAGAGGTTTTTTCGTTTCTAGGGGTCGACCCGGCCGTTGAGGCCTCTGCGTTTGAAGAGGAATACCACACCACATCCGGAAAACTGAAGCCCGGTGTCTCGACGTTCCTTCAAGAAACTCAATTCGGACAGTTCCTGACGTCTGTAGGGAAGGCACTTCTCCCGCAGGCGCTTCGTGAGCGCGGGCTGTCGGTGTTTCGGAGCGACGTGAAGCGGCCGTCCCTCTCCGAATCTACGCGGGCGCGAGTGCGGGCTCATCTCCAAAACGACGTGGATCAGCTTCGGGCGCTGACTGGGAAAGAGTTTTCCGGCTGGTCCCTGTAAGGCCGTGGACAGAACGGGTTGAGGCCCTGGAGTACGACTTGGTCAGAGTGGAACGCGAGTGGACGTTATTCGGGCGCTTCCTTCCGACAGTACGTCAGGGCCCCGTACAGCCGGAGGTATCGGAGAATCCAGTCGGCAATGTACAGGCGGAGAAACTGATGGGCCGGAACGTCGTGGGCTTGCTCTGCGACACGGCGCGGGTCTGGAGGCACGGCGTGGAGCAGAAGTTCGATGAGAACCGACGTAGTGTCCCCGGAAGCGGTTGACGGGTCGCAGAGGCGGGCCAGGCCGCGTCCCACGCGCAGGGCCTTTGCGCGGTGCGCCTCGAAGGTCGTACGGGCGGGGTGGCAGACCACAATGTCGTCCCGGAAGGCGGTGGTCAAATCTGGGTGGCGGTGCACGCGTTCTCCAAACTCCTTGTCGCCCCCGGAGACTGCCGTTTCGTCGAAGCGCCCGACCTTCTCGAAGACGGCGCGCCGGACGGCAAGACACGAAGTGGGGACGAACTGCTTCTCGTCGTAGTGGTACCGGGACGGCAGGCCCATGACCGTATCGTACCAGCCCCAGAAGCCTGCCTCGTCCTCCGGAACGTAGACGTCCACCTCGTACCCGAGGTAGTCCGCCTCCGAGGCGGAAAACGCTTCGTGGACGTCCGTGAGCCAGTACGACGGCGCGGCCATGTCGGCGTCGATGAAGACGAGAATCTCGCCCTGTGCGGCCTCAATGCCGGCATTCCGGGCGGCGTAGGAGGACTGAGTATCGTGTTCGGATGCCGGACGGATGCGGTTCGGATACTGGTGGGCCCACTCCCGTATCACCGCTGGGGTCCTGTCCGTCGAGTTGTTGTCGACCGGAATCACTTCGTAGTCCGAATGGTCCTGCTCCATGACGGACCGAAGGGTCGCGTCGATGCCGGACGGGTCGTTGTAGACGGGAATGATGACGGATATCTTCATCGCGGGGGAGACGTGGAGGCAAGCGGAGGAATCCGAAAAAAGGAATGGCTGCATAGGAAGGTTGCTCCGTCGTGCGTTTTGACGTTGGACGCCCCCCGAGATCCTGAAGAGAAGACGGGGGCACAGCCCTGGACCTCTCGTTTCGAGTGAGGCACAGTTCTAGGGACCCACTCCATAGGCCGGCACGCTGCCCAAAACACCCATCTTATCGTGAGCATTCGCGTCGCGCACCTTTGCAAAGACTTCTCGAAGCGGTCGGAGACCTTCATCTACGACTACGTGACGGAGCTGGAGCGGCAGGGGGTGGACAACCATGTGGTGGCCAACGAGCGCGTGAATCCCGACGAGCGGCCCTTTGAGAACGTGACCGTCGTGCCCTGGCCCGCACTCTGGAACCCACGACGGATGGGACATCGTCTTCTCGAGGAGCTGGGACTCGACGGGGCGCTCGATTCATCGTGGCGAGAATTATGGCCGGGGGCTGAAGAGGCGATCGAGCGGGTCGCTCCTGACGTGTTGCATGCTCATTTCGGCCGGCCCGGGGTCAAGGCCGTGCCGATTGCTAGGCAACTGGATCTACCGTTCGTCGTCACCTTCTACGGGTACGACATTTCGAAGCTGCCGCGTGAACGACGCTGGCGAGAGGCCTACGAGTCCATTTGGCGTACGGCCCAGGCGGTCGTTGTGCTCTCGGAGGAGATGAAAGAAGCGGCCGTCCGTCTCGGGGCGCCCCCCGACGCCGTACAGGTCGTCCATCTCGCGCGGGACCTCGACGACTTTCCTTACCGTCCCCCGAGCGCTCCGGTGTCGGAGTTCATTAGCGTGGGGCGCCTTACCGGGAAAAAGGGCCACTTCGACGCCATCCGGGCGGTGCAGAAGCGAATTGAGGCGGGGGATGATCTGCAACTGTACATCGTGGGCGACGGGCCGCAGCGGGACGACCTGGAGCAGTACATTCAGGCCCATAACCTGCAGTCGTCCGTTGAGCTTCTCGGCTCCGTTCCGAACGCAGAGGTCGCGCGGCACCTTCAGAAGGCCGATGCCTTTTTGCTCTGCAGCAAGACGGCCGCGAGCGGAGACCGGGAGGGCACCCCGACCGTGCTGATCGAGGCCCAGGCGGTGGGGCTTCCGTGTGTGTCGACCACCCATGCGGGCATTCCGGAGATGCTTCCGGAGTCCAATCATTCGCTCTTGGCTCCGGAGGGGGAGGTGGACGCCATTGCGGAGCGCCTCCGACGGCTGCGGGCGTGCTCGGACGAAGAGCTGCGTGGGGTGTCGGCGGCCGGACGGGAAATAATTGAGACCTCGTTTAGCCTGTCGTCGGAGGCAGGGGCATTGCGGAAGATCTACGAGCGCGCGGTCCACGATCGGGAGCACGCCACTGCTTCCTAGGCGATCCCAAGCCGACGGAGCGTCTCGACGAGCGATTTGGTGTACGAGAGGGTGTTGCGGTGAAGCCCGCGGAGGCCCCGAAGCCAGAGGGGGACGCGTGCCCCCGTCAACTCGTAGCCAAGGGCCTGCAGCAGAGAGCCGGCTTCC is part of the Salinibacter ruber DSM 13855 genome and encodes:
- a CDS encoding ABC transporter ATP-binding protein; the encoded protein is MDVLRKLFSLLTRRERRNLYILFVAVLLMASLQVASVASIMPFLSVASDPSIIQENEYLRWAYATFGFDDDRSFLIALGLGALLALVVSNVFIILTRWAMERYSWGRNHSLSRRLLRSYLYRPYEYFLTRNSSELGKNILEEVKEVTDQMLKPTLRGVAKAVVALFIVGFLVYFDPVVALMVTVVLGAAYGAIYLVVRSQLDERGEARVEANTKRYQFVGEAFGGIKEVKIQGKEEAFLNLYDDPSERYARNQALYRVIKKAPRYIIEMVAFGGIILIAVYLIAVRESLQQVIPVLGLYAFAGYRLLPALQEAFHGLASARFNIAALNKLHRDLKGLAEAHSSASGGADGTAAPPLLLEEELALREVSYTYPDADRPAIKNLSLAIPARSMVGFVGKTGSGKTTAVDLALGLLRPQEGEITIDGTPLRANNLRRWQQTLGYVPQHIYLSDDTVARNIAFGVPRDQIDMETVREAARRAHILDYVEQDLPNRWETVVGERGVKLSGGQRQRIGIARALYHDPSVLVFDEATSALDQSTEAGVMEAIYDLEGEQTILIISHRLSTVQRADNIFMLEEGRKVGEGSYDELLDQHAKFRSMALS
- a CDS encoding sulfotransferase family protein, which gives rise to MSDGTLPTFILIGAMKCGTTSLHRYLGAHPQVCVSDPKEPDFFLRRNEKGLAWYKQCFRESAQAFGEASTNYTKYPAFRGVPERMHRLLPDVKLLYLVRDPIERAVSHYAHNRVAGRESQSVDEAFRPVDGSHYLQTSRYHFQLSQYLEHYPGERVLVIESERLRADRKSVLREVFSFLGVDPAVEASAFEEEYHTTSGKLKPGVSTFLQETQFGQFLTSVGKALLPQALRERGLSVFRSDVKRPSLSESTRARVRAHLQNDVDQLRALTGKEFSGWSL
- a CDS encoding glycosyltransferase, with protein sequence MKISVIIPVYNDPSGIDATLRSVMEQDHSDYEVIPVDNNSTDRTPAVIREWAHQYPNRIRPASEHDTQSSYAARNAGIEAAQGEILVFIDADMAAPSYWLTDVHEAFSASEADYLGYEVDVYVPEDEAGFWGWYDTVMGLPSRYHYDEKQFVPTSCLAVRRAVFEKVGRFDETAVSGGDKEFGERVHRHPDLTTAFRDDIVVCHPARTTFEAHRAKALRVGRGLARLCDPSTASGDTTSVLIELLLHAVPPDPRRVAEQAHDVPAHQFLRLYIADWILRYLRLYGALTYCRKEAPE
- a CDS encoding glycosyltransferase, yielding MSIRVAHLCKDFSKRSETFIYDYVTELERQGVDNHVVANERVNPDERPFENVTVVPWPALWNPRRMGHRLLEELGLDGALDSSWRELWPGAEEAIERVAPDVLHAHFGRPGVKAVPIARQLDLPFVVTFYGYDISKLPRERRWREAYESIWRTAQAVVVLSEEMKEAAVRLGAPPDAVQVVHLARDLDDFPYRPPSAPVSEFISVGRLTGKKGHFDAIRAVQKRIEAGDDLQLYIVGDGPQRDDLEQYIQAHNLQSSVELLGSVPNAEVARHLQKADAFLLCSKTAASGDREGTPTVLIEAQAVGLPCVSTTHAGIPEMLPESNHSLLAPEGEVDAIAERLRRLRACSDEELRGVSAAGREIIETSFSLSSEAGALRKIYERAVHDREHATAS